A window of the Corynebacterium minutissimum genome harbors these coding sequences:
- a CDS encoding RDD family protein: protein MVLERLGIVLRRVVAWWIDAFLAAAIILVIKWLTNLATDGILTGRAGEIYDITALAVVFYTYRVWVETTKQTSLGKWSLKLEVIAQRPGIASAAIRNSWLLLTLLALTGLPMVEGIILAILGLSVVLIGQTPFDLLAGCLVERRTPTEDERAVGLT, encoded by the coding sequence ATGGTTCTAGAACGCCTCGGCATTGTGCTGCGCCGCGTGGTGGCGTGGTGGATCGATGCTTTCCTCGCCGCCGCTATCATCCTCGTCATCAAGTGGCTAACCAACCTAGCCACCGATGGCATACTGACTGGGCGCGCCGGCGAAATCTACGACATCACGGCCCTCGCTGTGGTTTTCTATACCTACCGTGTGTGGGTCGAAACTACGAAGCAGACTTCGCTGGGTAAGTGGTCGCTCAAACTGGAGGTTATTGCGCAACGCCCCGGCATTGCCAGCGCCGCTATCCGCAACAGCTGGCTGTTGCTCACGCTGCTAGCGCTCACCGGGCTTCCCATGGTCGAAGGCATCATTCTTGCAATCTTGGGCCTTAGCGTGGTGCTGATCGGCCAAACGCCCTTCGACCTGTTGGCGGGCTGCCTTGTGGAGCGCCGCACGCCCACTGAGGATGAACGTGCGGTGGGATTGACCTAA
- a CDS encoding DUF4259 domain-containing protein produces the protein MGTWDVGPFDNHAACAVLAEIRDGSFDLENFKRTCVDTPLDVDDAEVIIALGALATTPPDQLPAGLSVDDVHMLRTPQTKAWLRKRMNRAMEPDSSPVYALWETTGELEDWLRSTRAALP, from the coding sequence ATGGGAACTTGGGATGTTGGACCATTCGATAATCATGCCGCGTGCGCAGTGCTCGCGGAGATTCGTGATGGCTCCTTCGATCTCGAAAACTTCAAACGCACCTGTGTCGATACACCGCTTGACGTCGATGATGCGGAGGTCATCATTGCTCTTGGGGCCCTGGCCACGACGCCGCCTGATCAGCTTCCCGCCGGCTTGAGTGTTGACGATGTGCACATGCTGCGCACCCCGCAAACTAAAGCCTGGTTGCGCAAGCGAATGAATAGAGCGATGGAACCTGATTCATCCCCGGTCTATGCCCTGTGGGAGACCACGGGTGAGCTGGAGGACTGGCTGCGCTCGACCCGTGCCGCCTTGCCCTAA
- a CDS encoding class I SAM-dependent DNA methyltransferase, with product MFSVSAANRAFWDSDADSYHATHPEYLSSFYWCPEMLHESEAQLLGDVSSATVLELGCGSAPCTQWLQGRAEFATGFDLSAGMLSHAEPGLPLVQADALALPYRDEAFDVVFSAFGALPFIADLDAALAEVHRVLRADGRFVFSVPHPMRWVFPDDPTSLTAELSYFDRAYLEQNSDGELTYAEFHRTLGDWLRALQVRGGFKILNLIEPEWPEGLDITWGQWSPERGALFPGTAIFVCQAVDTLP from the coding sequence ATGTTTTCTGTCTCGGCGGCCAACCGCGCTTTTTGGGACTCCGATGCTGACTCGTATCACGCTACCCACCCGGAGTATCTTTCATCCTTTTATTGGTGCCCGGAGATGCTTCATGAGTCGGAGGCGCAGTTGCTTGGCGATGTCTCCTCGGCCACCGTCCTCGAACTCGGTTGCGGCTCCGCGCCCTGCACGCAGTGGCTGCAGGGACGCGCGGAGTTCGCGACGGGATTCGACCTCTCCGCCGGGATGCTCTCCCATGCCGAACCCGGGCTGCCACTAGTCCAGGCGGATGCCCTGGCACTTCCCTACCGCGATGAGGCCTTTGACGTGGTCTTTTCTGCTTTCGGGGCACTGCCCTTCATTGCAGATTTGGATGCGGCGCTCGCTGAGGTACACCGCGTCCTGCGTGCCGACGGCCGATTCGTCTTCTCCGTGCCGCACCCGATGCGCTGGGTCTTCCCCGACGACCCGACCAGTCTGACAGCAGAGCTGTCCTACTTCGACCGCGCGTACCTTGAGCAGAACTCTGACGGTGAGCTCACCTACGCCGAGTTTCACCGCACATTGGGTGATTGGCTGCGCGCTCTCCAGGTCCGCGGGGGTTTTAAGATTCTTAACCTGATAGAACCAGAGTGGCCAGAAGGCCTCGACATCACGTGGGGGCAGTGGTCGCCTGAGCGAGGCGCACTCTTCCCCGGAACCGCGATTTTCGTCTGCCAGGCCGTCGATACCCTCCCGTAA
- the rpsA gene encoding 30S ribosomal protein S1 yields MPTSNTPQVAINDIGTAEDFLAAVDATIKYFNDGDIVEGTVVKVDHDEVLLDIGYKTEGVIPSRELSIKHDVNPDEVVEVGDEIDALVLTKEDKEGRLILSKKRAQYERAWGAVEELHAKEEPVTGTVIEVVKGGLILDIGLRGFLPASLVEMRRVRDLEPYIGQELEAKIIELDKQRNNVVLSRRAYLEQTQSEVRSEFLHQLQKGQVRKGVVSSIVNFGAFVDLGGVDGLVHVSELSWKHIDHPSEVVTVGDEVTVEVLDVDLDRERVSLSLKATQEDPWRVFARTHAVGQIVPGKVTKLVPFGAFVRVEEGIEGLVHISELAQRHVEVPDQVVTVGQEVMVKVIDIDLERRRISLSVKQADEDYTDEFDPSKYGMADSYDEQGNYVFPEGFDPETNEWKEGFDEQRQAWEARYAESERRFNLHTAQIERNRAAAAEAAESAANNSNYSSESQDAAPASETEAEVGGSLASDEQLAALRDKLAGN; encoded by the coding sequence ATGCCAACTTCTAACACCCCTCAGGTTGCGATCAACGACATCGGAACCGCAGAGGACTTCCTCGCAGCTGTCGACGCCACCATCAAGTACTTCAACGATGGTGACATCGTCGAGGGCACCGTGGTTAAGGTTGACCACGACGAGGTCCTGCTCGACATCGGTTACAAGACCGAGGGCGTTATCCCGTCCCGCGAGCTTTCCATCAAGCACGACGTCAACCCGGATGAGGTTGTCGAGGTCGGCGACGAGATCGACGCACTTGTTCTCACCAAGGAGGACAAGGAAGGCCGTCTGATCCTGTCCAAGAAGCGCGCACAGTACGAGCGTGCTTGGGGCGCCGTCGAAGAGCTGCACGCCAAGGAAGAGCCGGTTACCGGTACCGTCATCGAGGTTGTCAAGGGTGGTCTCATCCTCGACATCGGCCTCCGTGGCTTCCTCCCGGCTTCCCTCGTTGAGATGCGCCGCGTTCGCGACCTGGAGCCGTACATCGGCCAGGAGCTCGAGGCCAAGATCATCGAGCTGGACAAGCAGCGCAACAACGTCGTCCTGTCCCGCCGTGCCTACCTCGAGCAGACCCAGTCCGAGGTCCGCTCCGAGTTCCTGCACCAGCTGCAGAAGGGCCAGGTCCGCAAGGGCGTCGTCTCCTCCATCGTCAACTTCGGCGCCTTCGTCGATCTCGGCGGTGTCGACGGTCTGGTTCACGTTTCCGAGCTGTCTTGGAAGCACATCGACCACCCGTCTGAGGTTGTCACCGTGGGCGACGAGGTCACCGTCGAGGTTCTCGACGTCGACCTGGACCGCGAGCGCGTGTCCCTGTCCCTGAAGGCAACCCAGGAGGATCCGTGGCGCGTCTTCGCCCGCACCCACGCTGTGGGCCAGATCGTCCCGGGCAAGGTCACCAAGCTCGTTCCGTTCGGCGCTTTCGTTCGCGTCGAGGAGGGCATCGAGGGCCTCGTCCACATCTCCGAGCTGGCTCAGCGCCACGTGGAGGTCCCGGACCAGGTTGTCACCGTTGGCCAGGAAGTCATGGTCAAGGTTATCGACATCGACCTCGAGCGTCGTCGTATCTCCCTGTCCGTTAAGCAGGCAGATGAGGACTACACCGACGAGTTCGATCCGTCCAAGTACGGCATGGCTGACTCCTACGACGAGCAGGGCAACTACGTCTTCCCCGAGGGCTTCGACCCGGAGACCAACGAGTGGAAGGAAGGCTTCGACGAGCAGCGCCAGGCATGGGAGGCTCGTTACGCCGAGTCCGAGCGTCGCTTCAACCTGCACACCGCTCAGATCGAGCGCAACCGTGCAGCAGCTGCTGAGGCCGCTGAGTCCGCTGCGAACAACTCCAACTACTCCTCCGAGTCCCAGGATGCAGCTCCGGCATCCGAGACCGAGGCAGAGGTTGGCGGTTCCCTCGCATCCGATGAGCAGCTTGCTGCTCTGCGCGACAAGCTCGCAGGCAACTAA
- the coaE gene encoding dephospho-CoA kinase, translated as MKLIGLTGGIGSGKSTVAQLLVEQGWALVDADRIARDIVEPGQPALAELAEAFGEDILRADGSLDRGLLASRAFASREKTDLLNSITHPRIQEEAQAQFAAARRAGEEFVVYDMPLLVDNGLHKDMDATIVVDVDVEERVRRLVEFRGLEEDDARRRIAAQIPDDVRRAAADVLIDNNGPREALDAQVAAAVEELKRRF; from the coding sequence ATGAAACTCATTGGACTCACCGGCGGTATCGGTAGCGGCAAATCCACAGTGGCACAGTTGTTGGTGGAGCAGGGCTGGGCGCTTGTCGACGCCGACCGGATCGCCCGCGACATCGTCGAACCTGGTCAGCCCGCACTAGCGGAGCTGGCAGAGGCTTTTGGGGAGGATATCCTGCGCGCAGACGGCTCGCTCGATAGAGGCCTGCTTGCCTCGCGTGCCTTTGCGAGCCGGGAGAAGACGGACCTTCTCAACTCCATTACGCATCCACGAATTCAGGAGGAAGCTCAGGCCCAATTCGCCGCTGCTCGCCGTGCTGGCGAGGAGTTTGTGGTCTATGACATGCCTCTGTTGGTGGATAATGGCCTGCATAAGGACATGGACGCGACCATCGTCGTGGACGTCGATGTGGAAGAACGCGTGCGCCGCCTCGTGGAGTTTCGGGGGCTTGAGGAAGACGACGCGCGCCGCCGCATTGCGGCGCAGATTCCTGATGATGTTCGTCGCGCAGCAGCCGACGTCCTCATTGACAACAACGGCCCCCGCGAGGCGCTGGATGCGCAGGTTGCGGCGGCCGTTGAGGAGCTGAAGCGTCGCTTTTAG
- a CDS encoding DUF4185 domain-containing protein — MKFRSLASAVTVTALLPVALVAHAPQALAAPCTPYSKSGSFTSKPVGPSGGSSLGGLSALFNGSSKPSQSERSTTGQRSNYNQRQITGGPTQIMQLITGAGSPNRTDLDFDVSGTDLGIAYADGGGRSYYVFGDTMDCVGEGDGWRSNVILRTTDQDYGDGLRLDEALTNRGWSGSGRAKEFIPSQKVGDADTNGERTTIPTAGIAVDGVHYIDYMSVRSWHDPETGWSTNYAATVKSTDGGVTWHAVPEATRTNASHGANAPIPGGANYQDGFEKLQQSAYVEHGDYVYRFTTGQGRRGPAYLSRALKSEFPNEDAFAYYADGSWVEDPSQASVVLDGKVSELSVAYNDYLGKFVTMYGVEGEGIVMRTADSPEGPWSSRRKLVDASTAKVISGEPLNDTYAPYVLPHQDDQHLYYTLTSWRDYNTMLMRTDLDFVGEDMENNDHIAVSDVVATR, encoded by the coding sequence ATGAAGTTTCGTTCCCTTGCTAGCGCGGTAACCGTGACCGCTCTCCTCCCCGTTGCCCTCGTTGCCCATGCCCCACAGGCCCTCGCTGCTCCCTGCACGCCATACTCCAAGTCCGGAAGCTTTACCTCGAAGCCTGTCGGCCCTTCAGGTGGATCCTCATTGGGCGGACTAAGTGCGCTGTTCAATGGCTCGTCCAAGCCATCGCAGTCGGAGCGCTCCACTACTGGCCAGCGCAGCAACTATAACCAGCGCCAAATCACCGGCGGCCCTACCCAGATCATGCAGCTCATTACTGGCGCCGGCTCGCCCAACCGTACAGACCTTGACTTCGATGTTTCCGGTACAGACCTCGGCATTGCCTACGCGGATGGTGGTGGGCGTTCCTACTACGTCTTTGGTGACACCATGGATTGCGTCGGCGAAGGTGATGGCTGGCGCTCCAATGTCATCCTGCGGACCACCGACCAGGATTACGGTGACGGTCTGCGCCTCGATGAAGCACTGACCAACCGCGGCTGGTCAGGCTCCGGCCGCGCGAAAGAATTCATTCCTTCGCAGAAGGTCGGCGATGCCGACACGAACGGTGAGCGCACGACCATCCCTACGGCGGGCATTGCGGTCGACGGCGTGCACTATATCGATTACATGTCGGTACGCTCCTGGCATGACCCGGAGACCGGCTGGTCCACCAACTATGCCGCAACGGTGAAGTCTACCGACGGCGGTGTTACCTGGCACGCGGTTCCGGAGGCTACCCGCACCAACGCCAGCCACGGTGCGAATGCGCCCATTCCGGGCGGGGCAAACTACCAGGACGGCTTTGAGAAACTCCAGCAGTCGGCATACGTCGAACACGGCGACTACGTCTACCGCTTCACTACAGGTCAAGGTCGCCGCGGTCCGGCCTACCTTTCCCGCGCGCTCAAGTCCGAGTTCCCCAACGAAGATGCCTTCGCCTACTACGCTGACGGGTCCTGGGTCGAGGATCCTTCCCAGGCGAGCGTCGTGCTGGATGGCAAGGTCTCCGAGCTTTCCGTTGCCTACAACGATTACCTAGGCAAGTTCGTCACGATGTACGGCGTCGAGGGCGAGGGAATTGTCATGCGCACAGCAGATTCCCCCGAGGGCCCGTGGTCCTCACGCCGAAAGCTTGTCGACGCCTCCACGGCCAAGGTCATTAGCGGTGAGCCCCTCAATGACACGTACGCTCCCTACGTGCTGCCACACCAAGATGACCAGCACCTCTACTACACGCTGACCTCATGGCGCGATTACAACACCATGCTCATGCGCACGGATCTTGACTTCGTGGGCGAGGACATGGAAAACAACGATCACATCGCTGTCTCTGACGTCGTGGCGACGCGCTAG
- the polA gene encoding DNA polymerase I, translated as MGWVTTSQPRLLLIDGHSMAFRAFYALPAENFSTSGGQHTNAVYGFLSMLANILNEEKPDFVAVAFDVGRKTFRTEMFPDYKAQREAAPEEFRGQVELIREVLGTLGITTLSRDNFEADDIVATLSTQAGSDYETLLVTGDRDYLQLVDESTTVLYPMRGVSTLHRFTPAAVEEKYGLTPQQYPDFAALRGDPSDNLPSVPKVGEKTATKWITQYGSLDELIDHADEIKGVAGQNFRDRIEQVKLNRQLTQMVTDMELEVGPADLAFQGAVASEVAARFDELEFGTNLRERVLSAIPHDADAEAAAAEESPEVAVSITDQTVAEWLKDGDSVRKNVAVFVQGNGTPGAGDASALALVDESFEGLQLELADLSAEDDAALAEWLSSDAPKYFHEAKAAFHMLAGRGIELRGIAHDTALAAYLLRPGQRTYELSDVYQRHLKKSLGQASEQLSILDDNPLVDQAGAIMELAAELTTQLQEIDSFELYTDLELPLVTILARMEAAGIAVDKDILETQRDAFIEQVNEQERAARELAGDDSLNLNSPKQLQAVLFETFDMPKTKKTKTGYSTAAKEIEQLAASHPHPFLDHLLAHREYQKMKTTLEGLIKTIHPDGRIHTTFNQTVTSTGRLSSTEPNLQNIPVRTEAGRQIRSAFVVGEGFDTLITADYSQIEMRVMAHLSADPGLIEAYREGEDLHNYVGSRVFDVPVDEVTPELRRRVKAMSYGLVYGLSAYGLSQQLGIPAGEAKQIMESYFERFGGVKRYLDEVVIQARKDGYTSTVFGRRRYLPELNSDNRVARENAERAALNAPIQGTAADIIKVAMIRVDKALEGMESRVLLQVHDELVVEVAAGEVEKVHTILEREMDKAIELTVPLEVSVGQGKNWDAAAH; from the coding sequence ATGGGCTGGGTGACTACTTCTCAGCCCCGACTTTTGCTTATCGACGGCCACTCTATGGCCTTCCGCGCATTTTATGCACTTCCCGCGGAGAATTTCTCCACCTCGGGAGGTCAGCACACCAACGCGGTGTATGGCTTCTTGTCCATGCTGGCCAATATTCTCAACGAGGAGAAGCCTGATTTCGTGGCCGTGGCTTTTGATGTTGGCCGCAAGACATTCCGTACCGAGATGTTCCCAGACTACAAGGCTCAACGAGAAGCAGCCCCGGAGGAGTTTCGCGGCCAAGTAGAGCTCATACGTGAAGTTTTGGGCACGCTGGGTATCACGACATTGTCCCGTGACAACTTTGAGGCCGACGACATTGTGGCCACCTTGTCCACGCAAGCCGGATCTGATTACGAGACCCTGCTGGTGACGGGTGACCGCGATTACTTGCAGTTAGTCGATGAGTCCACGACGGTTCTGTACCCGATGCGCGGCGTGTCTACCCTGCATCGCTTTACCCCGGCAGCAGTCGAGGAAAAGTATGGTCTGACTCCGCAGCAATACCCGGATTTTGCGGCCCTGCGTGGAGATCCCTCTGACAACCTGCCTAGTGTGCCGAAGGTGGGGGAGAAGACCGCTACGAAGTGGATTACGCAGTATGGGTCCCTCGACGAACTCATCGATCATGCTGATGAGATTAAGGGCGTGGCCGGTCAGAATTTCCGTGACCGCATCGAGCAAGTCAAGCTGAACCGACAGCTCACACAGATGGTGACCGACATGGAGCTTGAGGTGGGGCCGGCAGACCTGGCTTTCCAAGGGGCAGTTGCTAGTGAGGTAGCCGCGCGTTTTGACGAGTTGGAATTTGGCACTAACCTGCGCGAACGTGTACTGAGTGCCATTCCGCACGACGCGGATGCTGAGGCCGCAGCGGCGGAAGAGTCGCCTGAGGTCGCAGTGTCCATTACTGACCAAACAGTGGCGGAGTGGCTCAAGGACGGCGATAGTGTGCGCAAGAACGTTGCGGTTTTTGTGCAAGGAAATGGAACTCCGGGTGCGGGTGATGCCTCAGCGCTGGCGCTTGTCGACGAATCCTTTGAAGGCCTCCAGCTCGAACTTGCTGATCTCAGCGCGGAGGATGATGCTGCCCTTGCTGAGTGGCTGTCCTCGGACGCGCCGAAGTACTTCCATGAAGCCAAAGCCGCTTTCCACATGTTGGCCGGCCGTGGCATCGAGCTGCGAGGCATCGCACATGACACTGCCCTCGCTGCCTACCTCTTGCGGCCGGGCCAGCGCACGTACGAGCTGAGTGACGTCTACCAGCGTCACCTGAAGAAGTCTTTGGGGCAGGCAAGCGAGCAGCTCTCTATCCTCGACGACAACCCGTTGGTAGACCAAGCTGGGGCAATTATGGAGCTCGCCGCAGAGCTTACGACCCAACTGCAAGAGATCGATTCCTTCGAGCTGTATACCGATCTTGAGCTACCGCTGGTAACTATTTTGGCTCGTATGGAGGCCGCCGGCATCGCCGTGGACAAGGACATCCTGGAAACCCAGCGTGATGCCTTCATCGAGCAGGTCAATGAACAGGAACGCGCTGCACGCGAGTTGGCAGGGGATGACTCTCTCAACCTGAATTCGCCGAAGCAGCTGCAGGCGGTGCTTTTCGAGACCTTCGATATGCCGAAGACGAAGAAGACCAAGACCGGCTATTCCACCGCTGCCAAGGAAATTGAGCAGCTGGCGGCTAGCCACCCGCATCCTTTCCTCGACCATCTTTTGGCGCACCGCGAGTACCAGAAGATGAAGACCACGCTGGAAGGACTTATCAAGACGATCCACCCGGATGGCCGCATCCACACCACCTTTAACCAGACGGTGACCTCCACTGGACGTTTGTCATCGACGGAACCTAACCTGCAGAACATTCCGGTGCGTACGGAAGCCGGACGCCAGATTCGTTCCGCGTTTGTGGTGGGCGAGGGCTTTGACACGCTGATTACTGCCGACTATTCCCAAATTGAGATGCGCGTCATGGCGCACCTCTCAGCCGACCCGGGACTCATCGAGGCCTACCGAGAAGGCGAGGACCTGCACAACTATGTGGGGTCAAGGGTCTTTGATGTGCCCGTCGATGAGGTTACTCCGGAGCTGCGCCGTCGCGTCAAGGCCATGTCCTATGGCCTGGTGTACGGCTTGTCGGCCTATGGCCTATCGCAGCAGCTGGGAATTCCGGCCGGCGAGGCAAAGCAGATTATGGAGAGCTACTTCGAGCGCTTTGGAGGCGTGAAGCGCTACCTCGATGAGGTGGTGATCCAAGCTCGCAAGGACGGCTATACCTCAACAGTCTTCGGTCGCCGTCGCTACCTACCAGAACTCAACTCCGACAACCGTGTAGCTCGCGAGAATGCTGAGCGCGCTGCGCTCAATGCCCCGATTCAGGGCACGGCGGCTGACATTATCAAGGTGGCCATGATTCGCGTGGACAAGGCACTTGAGGGCATGGAGTCGCGCGTATTGCTCCAGGTCCACGATGAACTTGTGGTTGAGGTCGCAGCCGGTGAGGTGGAAAAGGTGCATACCATCTTGGAACGCGAGATGGATAAGGCTATCGAGTTAACGGTGCCGCTGGAGGTTTCCGTGGGCCAGGGCAAGAACTGGGATGCGGCCGCACACTAG
- a CDS encoding DUF368 domain-containing protein, which produces MHFILNAIRGALIGMAELVPGISGGTVALIVGIYERALRNANDLISGRFTKVEWGFLLSVAAGMFIAVFGFSTLLHNFVEGQVSLSRALFLGMVAVSIIVPLSMMSRFSPGAIVAFVIATVAIFFVTGFTSSPVEDPSLVVVFFVAMVAVCALVLPGVSGSLILLTMGLYEPIIGAVSDRDMGTVGVFALGAVCGLAAFVKILNYLLDNHRNPTLAAMAGFMLGSLRALWPWGAEQDASTPMILLMLVVGAVIVSIFIVADRRKAATYQES; this is translated from the coding sequence ATGCACTTTATTCTTAACGCCATCCGCGGCGCCCTCATTGGCATGGCCGAGTTGGTCCCCGGAATTTCCGGTGGAACCGTCGCGCTCATCGTCGGAATTTATGAACGCGCTCTGCGCAACGCCAATGATCTCATTTCCGGCCGCTTCACAAAGGTCGAATGGGGCTTTCTTCTATCCGTTGCCGCTGGCATGTTTATTGCTGTCTTCGGTTTCTCCACGCTGCTCCACAACTTCGTGGAGGGCCAAGTTTCCCTCTCCCGCGCACTGTTCCTTGGCATGGTCGCTGTGTCCATCATCGTGCCGCTGAGCATGATGTCGCGCTTTTCGCCGGGAGCCATCGTCGCGTTTGTCATCGCCACCGTCGCGATCTTTTTTGTCACAGGCTTTACCTCCAGCCCCGTGGAGGATCCCAGCCTCGTCGTGGTCTTCTTCGTCGCGATGGTCGCCGTCTGCGCTCTCGTTCTGCCCGGTGTATCTGGCTCCCTCATCCTCTTAACGATGGGTCTCTACGAGCCGATCATCGGCGCAGTATCTGACCGTGACATGGGCACCGTCGGTGTCTTTGCGCTGGGTGCCGTGTGCGGCCTTGCGGCCTTTGTCAAGATTCTCAACTACCTTCTGGATAATCACCGCAATCCCACCCTCGCAGCCATGGCAGGTTTCATGCTGGGTTCCTTGCGCGCACTGTGGCCCTGGGGCGCTGAGCAAGACGCATCCACGCCGATGATTCTGCTCATGCTCGTCGTTGGCGCTGTCATCGTGTCCATTTTCATCGTTGCGGACAGGCGCAAGGCCGCAACCTATCAAGAGAGTTAA